Proteins co-encoded in one Pseudarthrobacter chlorophenolicus A6 genomic window:
- a CDS encoding acVLRF1 family peptidyl-tRNA hydrolase produces MTTHAAGSGRSPSVRTAFVSASRLTGWVERFAASHGSLGVEDHDEGVRLAAADGATALLVAPWPNDGRPGRGSGVVERLASLASQPRTVGLLLVRRGGYGVAVASEGIIIAAKTGSRYVQSRTAAGGQSQQRFARRRANQADAMAEAVAEQARLVFAGRAFEYILPGGDRGLVDNLLAHPALKPWAGLPRLAYLDVPDPRAAVVKKAAVDACSIRVTVTDPPAA; encoded by the coding sequence ATGACCACCCACGCCGCCGGCAGCGGCCGCTCCCCCTCGGTCCGGACGGCATTCGTCTCCGCTTCCCGGCTGACCGGCTGGGTAGAGCGGTTCGCTGCCAGCCACGGCAGCCTTGGCGTGGAGGACCACGACGAGGGTGTGCGGCTGGCCGCCGCGGACGGCGCCACGGCCTTGCTGGTGGCGCCATGGCCCAACGACGGCCGGCCCGGGCGCGGTTCGGGCGTCGTGGAACGGCTGGCGTCGCTCGCCAGTCAGCCGCGGACGGTGGGTCTGCTCCTGGTCCGTCGCGGCGGCTACGGTGTGGCCGTGGCTAGCGAAGGAATCATCATAGCCGCGAAGACCGGTTCAAGGTATGTGCAGTCCCGGACCGCGGCCGGCGGGCAGTCACAGCAACGGTTTGCCCGTCGCCGCGCCAACCAGGCAGACGCCATGGCGGAGGCAGTGGCGGAGCAGGCACGGCTGGTATTTGCCGGGCGGGCCTTCGAGTACATCCTGCCCGGGGGCGACCGCGGTCTGGTGGACAACCTCCTGGCGCACCCCGCCCTTAAACCGTGGGCGGGACTGCCGCGGCTGGCCTACCTCGACGTTCCCGATCCCCGGGCCGCCGTGGTGAAGAAAGCCGCCGTGGACGCCTGCTCCATCCGGGTCACCGTCACCGACCCGCCTGCGGCCTAG
- a CDS encoding GNAT family N-acetyltransferase encodes MSTTALGDGAAGFPGLEAAMDAAWPAPERQGLGPWVLRAAEGVTQRANSVWPQSAGAGEAELSGLLREARTWYRSRRLPLIFQVTATAEAAELNSFLDAQGFTTQSETLIMTRGPWDHARVAKPRPAVELASAPSAEWLALWWAVDGRGGEDALAIARTILEGCPAVYALARDSEGRPAAVGRLALPGTGPEARGGLYSMATSPEARRRGHGTAVLDALLTAGAERGLSGYWLLVTAANQGAQALYANAGFRESGRYVYRQERPKRQLTGC; translated from the coding sequence GTGTCCACCACCGCCCTTGGAGACGGCGCCGCCGGCTTCCCCGGCCTCGAAGCCGCCATGGACGCCGCGTGGCCCGCGCCGGAGCGCCAAGGCCTTGGACCCTGGGTCCTTCGCGCCGCGGAGGGCGTGACCCAGCGGGCGAACTCGGTCTGGCCACAGTCAGCCGGTGCAGGGGAGGCGGAGCTTTCCGGCCTGTTGCGGGAAGCCCGCACCTGGTACCGCAGCCGCAGGCTGCCCCTGATCTTCCAGGTCACCGCCACCGCGGAAGCAGCTGAACTCAATTCGTTCCTGGACGCGCAGGGCTTCACCACGCAGTCCGAAACCCTGATCATGACCCGGGGGCCATGGGACCATGCCCGGGTGGCGAAGCCGCGCCCCGCCGTCGAACTCGCTTCTGCCCCGTCTGCCGAATGGCTTGCCTTGTGGTGGGCGGTGGACGGACGGGGCGGTGAGGACGCCCTGGCCATCGCCCGCACCATCCTTGAGGGCTGCCCCGCCGTGTACGCCCTGGCCCGGGACAGCGAAGGCAGGCCGGCCGCCGTCGGACGCCTTGCCCTTCCCGGCACCGGGCCAGAGGCGCGGGGCGGGCTGTACTCCATGGCGACCAGCCCCGAGGCACGCCGACGCGGTCACGGGACCGCCGTCCTGGATGCGCTGCTCACGGCGGGGGCGGAGCGGGGCCTTTCCGGCTACTGGCTGCTGGTCACCGCAGCGAACCAGGGCGCCCAGGCGCTTTACGCCAACGCCGGGTTCCGGGAATCCGGCCGCTACGTTTACCGGCAGGAACGGCCAAAGCGGCAGCTGACCGGCTGCTGA
- the aspS gene encoding aspartate--tRNA ligase, translating into MLRTHDLGSLRSEHIGQTVTLAGWVGRRRDHGGVAFVDLRDASGVAQIVVREEEVFHGLRNEYVLQVTGTVSKRPEGNENPALGTGEIEVIAEDVTVLNTSDPLPFQIDEHVEVGEEARLKHRYLDLRRPGPSRNIRLRSEANRVARDLLHHEGYVEIETPTLTRSTPEGARDFLVPARLAPGSWYALPQSPQLFKQLLQVGGFEKYYQIARCYRDEDFRADRQPEFTQLDIEASFVDQDDVIRLGENIVKAVWKLIDVEIPTPIQRITYADAMARYGSDKPDLRFGQELTELTEFFKDTNFGVFKAPYVGAVVMPGGASQARRALDAWQEWAKQRGAKGLAYVLYKEDGELAGPVAKNLTDTERAGLADAVGAKPGDCIFFAAGEKTPSRALLGAARVEIGHRTGLIDPTDWAFCWVVDAPMFEPAAAAVASGDVAVGAGQWTAVHHAFTSPKPEFLDTFDKDPESALSYAYDIVCNGNEIGGGSIRIHQRDVQERVFELMGLDKEDAQTKFGFLLEGFKYGAPPHGGIAFGWDRVVSLLAGVESIRDVIAFPKSGGGFDPLTAAPAPITAQQRKEAGVDFKPEAVKPVEARKAEAVK; encoded by the coding sequence GTGCTTCGCACACATGACCTCGGATCCCTTCGCTCCGAGCACATTGGACAAACCGTAACCCTGGCCGGCTGGGTAGGCCGCCGCCGTGACCACGGTGGTGTGGCCTTCGTGGACCTGCGTGATGCGTCCGGCGTGGCACAGATTGTGGTCCGCGAGGAGGAAGTATTCCACGGGCTGCGCAACGAGTACGTCCTGCAGGTCACCGGCACCGTCTCCAAGCGCCCCGAGGGCAACGAGAACCCTGCGCTGGGCACAGGTGAGATCGAGGTCATCGCCGAGGACGTGACGGTGCTCAACACCTCCGATCCCCTGCCGTTCCAGATCGACGAGCACGTGGAAGTCGGTGAGGAAGCCCGCCTGAAGCACCGCTACCTTGACCTCCGCCGCCCCGGCCCCAGCCGCAACATCCGGCTTCGCTCCGAAGCCAACCGGGTGGCCCGCGACTTGCTGCACCACGAAGGTTACGTGGAGATCGAGACGCCCACTCTGACCCGTTCCACGCCCGAAGGCGCACGCGACTTCCTGGTTCCGGCCCGCCTGGCACCGGGCTCCTGGTACGCCCTGCCGCAGTCCCCGCAGCTGTTCAAGCAGTTGCTGCAGGTGGGCGGTTTCGAAAAGTACTACCAGATTGCCCGCTGCTACCGGGACGAGGACTTCCGCGCCGACCGCCAGCCCGAGTTCACCCAGCTGGACATTGAGGCCAGCTTCGTGGACCAGGACGACGTCATCCGCCTCGGCGAGAACATCGTCAAGGCCGTCTGGAAGCTCATCGACGTGGAGATCCCCACGCCCATCCAGCGCATCACCTACGCGGACGCCATGGCCCGCTACGGTTCGGACAAGCCCGATCTTCGCTTCGGGCAGGAACTGACGGAGCTCACGGAGTTCTTCAAGGACACCAACTTCGGTGTCTTCAAGGCGCCCTACGTTGGCGCCGTCGTCATGCCCGGCGGAGCGTCACAGGCACGCCGTGCCCTGGATGCCTGGCAGGAATGGGCCAAGCAGCGCGGAGCCAAGGGCCTGGCGTACGTCCTGTACAAGGAAGACGGCGAACTCGCCGGTCCGGTCGCCAAGAACCTGACCGACACCGAGCGGGCCGGCCTGGCCGACGCCGTCGGCGCAAAGCCCGGTGACTGCATCTTCTTCGCCGCCGGCGAAAAGACCCCGTCCCGCGCCCTGCTGGGTGCTGCCCGGGTCGAAATCGGCCACCGCACCGGCCTGATCGATCCCACGGATTGGGCTTTCTGCTGGGTTGTCGACGCGCCGATGTTCGAACCGGCTGCCGCAGCCGTGGCGTCAGGCGACGTCGCCGTTGGTGCAGGCCAGTGGACTGCTGTCCACCACGCCTTCACCTCGCCCAAGCCGGAGTTCCTCGACACGTTCGACAAGGACCCCGAGTCCGCGCTGTCCTACGCCTACGACATCGTCTGCAACGGCAACGAAATCGGCGGCGGCTCCATCCGTATCCACCAGCGCGACGTGCAGGAACGCGTCTTCGAACTGATGGGGCTGGACAAGGAAGACGCCCAGACCAAGTTCGGCTTCCTCCTCGAAGGCTTCAAGTACGGAGCGCCCCCGCACGGCGGAATCGCGTTCGGCTGGGACCGCGTGGTGTCGCTGCTGGCAGGCGTCGAGTCCATCCGCGACGTCATCGCGTTCCCGAAGTCCGGCGGCGGTTTCGATCCGCTGACCGCTGCACCGGCACCCATCACTGCGCAGCAGCGCAAGGAAGCCGGCGTCGATTTCAAGCCTGAGGCGGTCAAGCCCGTTGAGGCCAGGAAGGCTGAAGCGGTCAAGTAA
- the hisS gene encoding histidine--tRNA ligase, producing the protein MARTASLSGFPEWLPEERLVEIHVLDTLRRVFELHGFASIETRSVETVGQLLRKGEIDKEVYGLSRLQEDEGENPVKGGKADPHALALHFDLTVPFARYVVENAGYLAFPFRRYQIQKVWRGERPQEGRAREFTQADIDVVGDGELPFRYDVEIALVIAEALSALPIPDFQLRVNNRKLAEGFYQGIGLTDTAGVLRSIDKLEKIGPAKVAELLKSELGATDEQAQKALQLAGIRTGDLSFVAQVRALGVSNDLLEEGLSELEQVIDAAVQRAPGKVLADLSIARGLDYYTGTVVETVLLGHEQLGSICSGGRYDALASKGNRKFPGVGLSIGVTRLVSRILSQELAKASRSVPTAVLVALSHDDSWGAAQDVAAQLRSRGIPTEVAAKAEKFGKQIKFADRRGIPFVWFTDDDGTHQVKDIRSGEQVVAAPETWMPPAADLVVQVATAGPVPAQVS; encoded by the coding sequence ATGGCACGCACCGCCTCCCTGTCCGGATTCCCCGAGTGGCTTCCCGAGGAGCGGCTGGTGGAGATTCATGTCCTGGATACCCTGCGCCGGGTCTTCGAACTGCACGGTTTCGCCTCCATTGAGACGCGCTCGGTGGAAACAGTGGGACAGCTGCTGCGCAAGGGCGAGATCGACAAGGAAGTGTACGGACTCAGCCGCCTGCAGGAGGACGAGGGCGAGAACCCGGTCAAAGGCGGCAAAGCGGACCCGCACGCGCTTGCCCTGCACTTTGACCTCACGGTTCCCTTCGCCCGCTACGTCGTCGAGAATGCCGGCTACCTGGCCTTCCCGTTCCGGCGCTACCAGATACAGAAAGTCTGGCGCGGCGAACGCCCCCAGGAAGGCCGCGCCCGTGAATTCACCCAGGCGGATATTGACGTCGTCGGCGATGGCGAGTTGCCGTTCCGCTATGACGTTGAGATCGCCCTGGTCATCGCCGAGGCACTCAGCGCGCTTCCCATCCCGGACTTCCAGCTGCGGGTCAACAACCGCAAACTGGCAGAGGGCTTCTACCAGGGCATCGGACTGACGGACACCGCAGGGGTCCTGCGCAGCATCGACAAACTGGAAAAAATCGGTCCGGCCAAGGTTGCCGAACTCCTGAAATCCGAACTTGGTGCCACCGACGAGCAGGCACAGAAGGCCCTGCAGCTTGCCGGTATCCGCACCGGGGACCTGTCCTTCGTGGCCCAGGTCCGTGCCCTCGGCGTCAGCAACGACCTGCTCGAGGAGGGCCTTAGCGAGCTGGAGCAGGTCATCGACGCCGCCGTCCAGCGGGCTCCCGGCAAGGTGCTGGCGGACCTCAGTATTGCCCGCGGACTGGACTACTACACGGGCACCGTGGTGGAGACCGTCCTGTTGGGTCATGAACAGCTGGGTTCCATCTGCTCCGGCGGAAGGTATGACGCCCTGGCCTCCAAGGGCAACCGGAAGTTCCCCGGCGTCGGCCTGTCCATCGGTGTGACCCGGCTGGTGTCCCGGATCTTGAGCCAGGAGCTGGCCAAAGCCTCCCGTTCCGTTCCCACCGCCGTGCTGGTGGCCCTGTCGCACGACGACAGCTGGGGCGCTGCGCAGGACGTCGCCGCCCAGTTGCGCAGCCGGGGGATTCCCACCGAGGTCGCCGCCAAAGCGGAAAAGTTCGGCAAGCAGATCAAGTTCGCCGACCGCCGGGGCATCCCGTTCGTCTGGTTCACGGACGACGACGGCACGCACCAGGTCAAGGACATCCGGTCCGGTGAACAGGTGGTCGCTGCCCCGGAGACGTGGATGCCGCCGGCCGCCGACCTCGTGGTACAGGTGGCCACCGCCGGCCCCGTTCCCGCCCAGGTCTCCTGA
- a CDS encoding peptidylprolyl isomerase, whose protein sequence is MAASSRSAREAKRRIQQMEAKRELRRDQEQRRKRDNLIAAGAGTAAVVLAVVLQLTAFAGNPTEDEFAATEAGLTNPSASASPSAPATNGPNIPAADTAAGKTFTGDLVLNGKPLGVELNGTAAPQAAAVFKSLSDEGFYNGKSCHRLTTSDAFGVLQCGSANGDGQGDPNYTWGPLENTPADNSYPAGTIAVARSGNNAYGNGTQFFIVYKDTNIPADSAGGYTVVGKVTSGLDVVTGIAAAGITPGSSDTDGAPVQAVTIDSFSLK, encoded by the coding sequence TTGGCGGCCAGTTCACGCAGTGCCCGCGAAGCAAAACGGCGTATCCAACAGATGGAGGCCAAACGCGAGCTGAGGCGCGACCAGGAACAGCGTCGCAAACGCGACAACCTGATCGCCGCCGGCGCCGGAACCGCCGCCGTGGTGCTCGCCGTCGTGCTTCAGCTGACGGCCTTCGCCGGCAACCCCACCGAGGATGAGTTTGCCGCCACCGAGGCCGGCCTCACCAACCCGTCGGCGTCAGCCAGTCCGTCAGCCCCGGCAACAAACGGGCCCAACATTCCGGCCGCCGACACTGCGGCGGGAAAGACTTTCACCGGGGACCTCGTGCTGAACGGCAAGCCGCTGGGCGTTGAACTCAACGGAACTGCGGCACCGCAGGCCGCGGCGGTCTTCAAGTCCCTCAGCGACGAGGGCTTCTACAACGGCAAGAGCTGCCACCGCCTCACCACCTCGGACGCCTTCGGTGTGCTGCAGTGCGGCTCTGCGAACGGCGACGGGCAAGGCGATCCCAACTACACGTGGGGCCCACTGGAAAACACCCCGGCGGACAACTCCTACCCGGCCGGAACCATTGCCGTTGCCCGTAGCGGCAACAACGCCTACGGCAACGGAACGCAGTTCTTCATCGTCTACAAAGACACCAACATTCCGGCTGATTCCGCCGGCGGCTACACCGTGGTGGGCAAGGTGACCTCCGGCCTGGACGTGGTGACCGGCATTGCTGCAGCAGGCATCACCCCGGGCAGCAGCGACACAGACGGCGCGCCCGTTCAAGCAGTCACGATAGACTCGTTTTCTCTGAAGTAG
- a CDS encoding DUF349 domain-containing protein yields the protein MTDSQKSDETAADVTDAAAPATDAEPAAASATAPEAVTEGVEEAGTEADQPAESPAPDAEPAAPAPSPAPGPRPSAPSPAAFASRPKPAAAAPAAAVAPAAPATSPAEAAKWGRVEGDGHVFLTIDGGEHAVGQYPGVSDDEALAYFARKYDDVVAQIVLLEQRVSSKAPSTDMQKTVTHLREQLAERNMVGDLRAAEARLDTLATHIAELEKTEKAEHDAVRAAELAAREAIVAEAEEISGQDPAQTQWKTSSARMNELFENWKAAQKSGVRLGRSNEDALWKRFRAARTVFDRHRRAYFSQLDSNNSAAKTAKEKLISEAEALSSSTDWGYAAGEYRRLMDQWKASPRASRKDDDALWARFRAAQDVFFTSRQAANDEIDQEYAANLTVKEALLAEANTILPIKELASAKKALQSVRDRWEEAGKVPRADMGRIEAGLRKVEDAVRQAEEEQWQRSNPERKARTNSALSQLESAIAGLQDDLAKAEQSGDERKIKAAREALEARQAWLDQIQRSASELS from the coding sequence GTGACAGACAGTCAGAAATCCGACGAAACAGCAGCAGACGTGACCGACGCGGCGGCTCCCGCCACGGACGCAGAACCTGCAGCAGCCAGCGCAACGGCCCCGGAGGCCGTTACCGAAGGTGTGGAAGAAGCCGGCACGGAGGCAGACCAGCCGGCCGAGTCCCCTGCCCCGGACGCAGAACCGGCAGCCCCTGCCCCGTCTCCGGCTCCCGGACCCCGGCCTTCGGCCCCGTCCCCCGCAGCCTTCGCGTCACGTCCCAAGCCGGCTGCTGCTGCCCCAGCAGCTGCCGTGGCACCCGCCGCCCCCGCCACCTCGCCTGCTGAGGCAGCAAAATGGGGACGCGTGGAAGGCGATGGACACGTCTTCCTGACGATTGACGGCGGAGAACACGCCGTCGGGCAGTACCCGGGCGTCAGCGATGACGAAGCTCTGGCTTACTTCGCGCGGAAGTACGACGACGTCGTGGCCCAGATCGTGCTCCTGGAACAGCGCGTGAGCTCCAAGGCCCCCAGCACCGACATGCAAAAGACCGTCACCCACCTGCGCGAACAGCTTGCGGAGCGCAACATGGTGGGCGACCTCCGGGCAGCCGAAGCCCGATTGGATACCCTGGCAACCCACATCGCCGAGCTTGAGAAGACGGAAAAGGCAGAGCACGACGCCGTCCGGGCAGCCGAACTTGCCGCCCGCGAAGCCATCGTGGCCGAGGCGGAAGAGATTTCCGGGCAGGACCCGGCGCAGACCCAGTGGAAGACCTCCAGCGCACGGATGAACGAGCTGTTCGAAAACTGGAAGGCTGCGCAGAAGAGCGGCGTCCGGCTGGGCCGCAGCAACGAAGACGCCCTCTGGAAGCGCTTCCGCGCTGCCCGTACCGTTTTTGACCGGCACCGCCGGGCCTACTTCTCCCAGCTGGACAGCAACAATTCCGCTGCGAAGACCGCCAAGGAAAAGCTCATCTCCGAGGCAGAGGCCCTCTCCAGCTCCACTGACTGGGGCTACGCCGCAGGCGAATACCGCCGCCTCATGGACCAGTGGAAGGCCTCTCCCCGCGCCAGCCGCAAGGATGATGACGCGCTGTGGGCACGCTTCCGTGCCGCGCAGGACGTCTTTTTCACGTCCCGGCAGGCCGCCAACGACGAGATCGACCAGGAGTACGCCGCCAACCTGACGGTCAAGGAAGCCCTCCTGGCCGAGGCCAACACGATTCTCCCGATCAAAGAACTGGCCAGTGCCAAGAAGGCGCTGCAGTCCGTCCGTGACCGGTGGGAAGAAGCCGGAAAGGTCCCGCGCGCCGACATGGGCCGGATCGAAGCCGGCCTCCGCAAGGTCGAGGACGCCGTCCGGCAGGCCGAAGAAGAGCAGTGGCAGCGTTCAAACCCCGAACGCAAGGCGCGCACCAACAGTGCCCTTTCACAGCTCGAGAGTGCCATCGCCGGCCTGCAGGATGACCTCGCCAAGGCTGAGCAGAGCGGTGACGAGCGCAAGATCAAGGCAGCCAGGGAAGCCCTCGAGGCACGCCAGGCCTGGCTCGACCAGATCCAGCGTTCCGCCAGCGAACTGAGCTGA
- a CDS encoding type IV toxin-antitoxin system AbiEi family antitoxin, translated as MASPSDSTPAGAGMEHPPQHHTVPARFPELYAPGRPFDSPELQSLAADGILARFHQHGYTLPGVAASAQLRARAAAGSVPPQVRQRVVAGRMTAAWIYGCADEPDRLALLVDAKRRVSSLRNTRGCTLHEVRLGPFDVVSMGGLMVSSPLRTALDIALHVDAERAVPTLANLLARPEKDVRLRLLVLAIEASPRVPHKKAALEKLSRLAPALVPGGAVDIKDPVDPADGAEDVAEVLGVPHLEGKL; from the coding sequence ATGGCCTCACCATCTGATTCCACGCCGGCCGGAGCGGGGATGGAGCATCCGCCGCAGCATCACACGGTTCCGGCGCGATTCCCGGAACTTTACGCGCCCGGGCGGCCCTTCGACTCGCCGGAACTGCAGTCACTGGCTGCCGACGGGATCCTGGCCCGCTTCCATCAGCATGGCTACACCCTCCCGGGGGTTGCCGCCTCTGCCCAGTTGCGCGCCCGTGCTGCCGCCGGCTCCGTGCCGCCCCAGGTGCGCCAGCGTGTCGTGGCGGGACGGATGACCGCAGCCTGGATCTACGGCTGTGCTGACGAGCCAGACCGCCTTGCCCTCCTGGTGGACGCCAAGCGCCGGGTTTCGAGCCTGCGGAACACCCGGGGCTGCACCCTGCACGAGGTCAGGCTGGGGCCCTTCGACGTGGTCAGCATGGGCGGGCTCATGGTGTCCAGTCCGCTGCGGACCGCACTGGATATCGCCCTGCACGTGGACGCCGAACGTGCCGTACCTACCCTGGCCAACTTGCTGGCCCGACCCGAAAAGGACGTGCGGTTGCGGCTGCTGGTACTCGCCATCGAGGCAAGCCCGCGGGTACCGCATAAAAAGGCTGCCTTGGAAAAACTTTCCCGGCTAGCTCCGGCGCTTGTTCCCGGTGGTGCGGTAGACATCAAAGACCCCGTCGATCCGGCGGACGGCGCTGAGGACGTGGCTGAGGTACTTGGGGTCCCCCATCTCGAAGGCAAACTTTGA
- a CDS encoding RelA/SpoT family protein: MEERSASAPTAQGENNSTGGHTGVAASARPGSLVPVDNSGTRATFPGRRERTRSRLARLTGRGAATYSPILEPLLRTVRANNPKEDFDLIQRAFDVAERSHRGQKRKSGDPYITHPVAVATILAELGLSGTTLAAALLHDTVEDTPYTLADLKRDFGAEVAMLVDGVTKLDKVSFGEAAQSETVRKMVVAMAKDIRVLMIKLADRLHNARTWRFVSAESSARKARETLEIFAPLAHRLGMNTIKWELEDLSFAALYPKVYEEIVRMVGDRTPEREKSLGVIRDQITEDLRTAKIKATITGRPKHYYSIYQKMIVRDKDFDDINDLMGVRVLVDSVRDCYAALGTMHSRWNPLPGRFKDYIAMPKFNMYQSLHTTVIGPGGKPVEIQIRTHEMHRRAEYGVAAHWKYKDQPNRTAVGPGSPRDGDMGWLRSLVDWQQETSDPGEFLDSLRFEINAREVFVFTPKGEVMALPAGSTPVDFAYAVHTEVGHRTIGARVNGKLVPLNSELNHGDWVEIFTSKAEGAGPSQDWQHFVKSARARNKIRQWFSKERREEAIDRGKELLTRAMRKQNLPLQRLMTHEALAAVAEEFKYVDISGLYAGVGDGHTSAQSVMEKLVESLGGTENADDDISEVSIPTQVTKARFSDSGVVVRGVGDVWVKLARCCTPVPPDPILGFVTRGSGVSVHRTDCTNISDLKDQPDRIVDVDWAPTQSSVFLVEIQVEALDRKSLLSDVTRILSENHVNILAASVHTSTDRVAISKFAFEMGDPKYLSHVLSAVRRIDGVFDVYRTTGNKRRS; encoded by the coding sequence TTGGAAGAACGTTCGGCGTCGGCGCCAACGGCTCAGGGAGAAAACAATTCCACCGGTGGCCATACCGGGGTGGCCGCATCTGCGCGCCCCGGATCCCTGGTGCCGGTGGACAACTCCGGGACCCGCGCCACTTTCCCTGGCCGCAGGGAGCGCACCCGTTCGAGGCTTGCCCGCCTGACCGGCCGTGGGGCAGCCACCTACTCACCCATCCTTGAGCCGCTGCTGCGCACCGTCCGGGCCAACAACCCCAAAGAGGACTTCGACCTCATCCAGCGCGCATTCGACGTCGCTGAACGCAGCCACCGGGGGCAGAAGCGCAAGAGCGGCGACCCCTACATCACCCACCCCGTGGCTGTTGCCACCATTCTTGCCGAACTCGGTTTAAGCGGGACCACCTTGGCTGCGGCCCTCCTGCACGACACCGTTGAGGACACCCCGTACACGCTGGCGGACCTGAAGCGTGACTTCGGTGCCGAAGTGGCCATGCTGGTGGACGGTGTGACCAAGCTGGACAAGGTCAGCTTCGGCGAAGCGGCGCAGTCCGAGACCGTCCGTAAAATGGTCGTAGCCATGGCCAAGGACATCCGGGTGCTCATGATCAAGCTCGCGGACCGGCTGCATAATGCCAGGACCTGGCGGTTCGTCTCCGCCGAATCGTCCGCCCGCAAGGCCCGCGAAACACTCGAAATCTTCGCGCCGCTGGCACACCGCCTGGGCATGAACACCATCAAGTGGGAACTTGAGGACCTGTCCTTCGCAGCGCTGTATCCGAAGGTCTACGAAGAGATTGTCCGGATGGTGGGGGACAGGACGCCGGAGCGGGAGAAGAGCCTCGGCGTCATCCGCGACCAGATCACCGAGGACCTCCGTACGGCCAAGATCAAGGCGACTATCACGGGCCGCCCCAAGCACTACTACTCGATCTACCAGAAGATGATCGTCAGGGACAAAGACTTCGACGACATCAACGACCTCATGGGAGTCCGGGTCCTCGTGGATTCCGTCCGGGACTGTTACGCCGCACTTGGCACCATGCACTCGCGCTGGAACCCGCTGCCCGGCAGGTTCAAGGACTACATCGCGATGCCCAAGTTCAACATGTACCAGTCCCTGCACACTACCGTGATCGGCCCCGGCGGCAAGCCGGTGGAAATCCAGATCCGCACCCATGAAATGCACCGCCGCGCAGAGTACGGCGTTGCAGCACACTGGAAGTACAAGGACCAGCCCAACCGCACGGCCGTGGGCCCGGGCAGCCCCCGGGACGGCGACATGGGGTGGCTGCGTTCCCTGGTTGACTGGCAGCAGGAGACATCCGATCCGGGCGAGTTCCTCGATTCGCTTCGATTCGAGATCAACGCCCGTGAAGTCTTCGTCTTCACTCCCAAGGGTGAGGTCATGGCGCTGCCCGCCGGGTCCACGCCGGTGGACTTTGCCTACGCGGTCCACACCGAGGTGGGGCACCGCACCATCGGTGCCCGCGTCAACGGGAAGCTCGTCCCCCTCAACAGCGAACTCAACCACGGCGACTGGGTGGAAATCTTCACCTCCAAGGCCGAAGGGGCGGGGCCCAGCCAGGACTGGCAACACTTCGTCAAGAGTGCCCGGGCACGCAACAAGATCCGACAGTGGTTCAGCAAGGAACGCCGCGAGGAAGCGATTGACCGCGGCAAGGAACTGCTGACCCGTGCCATGCGGAAGCAGAACCTTCCGCTGCAGCGGCTCATGACGCACGAGGCCCTGGCGGCCGTCGCCGAAGAATTCAAGTACGTGGACATTTCCGGCCTGTACGCCGGTGTCGGAGATGGCCACACCTCCGCGCAGTCCGTCATGGAGAAACTCGTCGAAAGCCTCGGCGGCACCGAAAACGCCGACGACGACATCAGCGAAGTCAGTATTCCCACCCAGGTCACCAAGGCCCGTTTCTCCGACTCCGGTGTTGTGGTCCGTGGTGTGGGGGACGTGTGGGTGAAGCTGGCACGTTGCTGCACCCCCGTGCCCCCGGACCCCATCCTCGGCTTCGTGACCCGGGGATCAGGGGTTTCTGTGCACCGCACAGACTGCACCAACATCTCGGACCTTAAGGATCAGCCGGACAGGATTGTCGACGTGGACTGGGCACCTACCCAGTCCAGCGTGTTCCTGGTGGAGATCCAGGTCGAGGCACTCGACCGCAAATCGCTGCTCTCGGACGTGACGCGGATCCTGTCGGAAAACCATGTGAACATCCTGGCCGCCAGCGTGCACACTTCCACCGACCGGGTTGCCATTTCAAAGTTTGCCTTCGAGATGGGGGACCCCAAGTACCTCAGCCACGTCCTCAGCGCCGTCCGCCGGATCGACGGGGTCTTTGATGTCTACCGCACCACCGGGAACAAGCGCCGGAGCTAG